The following DNA comes from Papaver somniferum cultivar HN1 chromosome 4, ASM357369v1, whole genome shotgun sequence.
ATTGTATGATATAAACAATTAGCACTTTATCTTTGCTTAAACCAACAAAAAAATTGTAAATTTGAGTACTACCCATAAAAAGACATTGTAGGGAGAATAAATAATTTTAAGGGGTGCTTACCATTGAAAATCCGATGTGCATGATGTCGGAACATGGGAAATGAAAGGGTGTTCTATCTAAAacgtgatgaaaccagtttcatcctagtttaaacatgggtgaaaccaaattctACCAAAACCAAACACATGATGAAAttagtttcatcctagtttaaacatgagcaaaaccaaatttaagctaggatgaaactggtctATAGATTGTTGGAAATTTGTGGAGTTTCACCTGAATAATTTAGAAAAATATGATCAAGTATCTAAAGCGTGATgataccagtttcatcctagtttaaacatgaATGAAACCAAATTCACCAATGTAAAACAcgataaaaaaaaactagtttgaTTCTAGCTTAAATATGGCCGAAAGCAAATTCAACCCATGTAAAATAGTtggaaaccagtttcatcctagcttaaatatgggtgaaaccaaattcaacctaATTTAAATCAGGACGTAATTGGCTTCATCTTAGTTTAAACCTGGGTGAACCCGTGAAACAAAATTCAAACCAATTtaaaataagatgaaactgcTTTCATCTACATAAATCATAAGAAACTTAATCACATTCCAAGATATGTTAAATTTGATCAATATAACACCAATATGCATTACACCAACCAGATGCAAACAAGTTTCATCCAATACAAGTAAACATTAAGTTCATTACCGTAGTCACCTGAAATATGAGAGAGGCTAGAAGTGGGATTCttgggtttctgaaagtgagttaagGGAGGTTGAGCACAAATAGTCtctgcctaaaccacgcacaatggCCGTTCAAAGTCTGGTTCAATAAAAAGAGGAGGTttagggatggtcttagggaggCAAGCATAAGAAGAGAGAGATCATAGAATTTtatggtttgaagaagaattgctctaagaggttatgagaaagatgatcatAGCTTAGAGAAATAGAGGACcaatttatagctgaattctctaatttCAGGTCGATGAAGATAGGGATTGCTTTCGTTGCTGTGCGGAGCAATTCtaccgtctcttcaggaatagatagagataaactaggttgagttcaTATCATTATTCCACCGCATTTACTCTCTTCTGCAGTGAGAAATAAGTCGGTAATTCCTCACACGTACCGTAgaacgccataccaaaaccctaattgatatccccccattcgTATGAAGCAGAGACAgactttgtgatgatgtgttgagatagataaatattctctttagccgagtttgCTAAGATTGAGATATATTCTCCGGTCAGTAAGAATAACTAGGATGAGTCATGTGAAAAGGAATGAGATGCTCAGAATTCGTGTGGAGAATCTGAAAAAGGAGACTCGATTCATATATGAGGCTCGTGCCTATCGTGGGGAATATTCATCCTTGGCTGAGATTTTTCCGAGAGATTTGAAcctctccgagattttgaggagagataTGGATCTCTTTTAGATTTTGTAAAGAGATGTGGATCTCTCTGGGATTTTGAGAAAAGATGTGAATCTATTTGAGATTTTGAAAATAggtgtgaatctctccgagattttgaggaCGATCCAAAATCTCTATgaggattttcttaacaaatctgAATCTCTCTGTGGTCAGCTGGACTCGTCCTGAAGAGAGAGAAAGGGCTTTGTACGACCGGTTAATTTTACCGCGAGACTTTTACTCGCTCATCTTTGActagcgtatcttgcagagatgtgctaggaatcaattgtgtaCGTATTTATGGGGCCGACATGGCCAGTATATCTCAGAAGGATGTTCTAGGAATCTATCGAAAGGGCCCATaggcagaataaccagtgtatctcatggggatgtcctaggaattatttggaaacctcagtaagtcgagtcagagacTAGATTAGACATGGActttttacgctctacagaacctatctcgtcgaggatatgcgctaggagtcacgacatcacgaccagcagtgtaaACGGggatgtatactagaaatcgtgtctataagtgccttgaggaccaagggcttaatctctcccgtgagagttgaattttgttcatggtcttgaaatgacacttttgccctttatccaaatttcatcatctacattaagtcccctactcatagtagaaccttgattgtcatatgatgagtatatagatggtaaCAAATCGTTCATACAAAATTATGATCTGCTTGTTCTGTTAGACTTGAAGGTCCCCGAATTGATGTTTAGCCATCGACTGTTATGACTCTGATCTTGTAATCGACTCTCAACTTGGGAACTTCCTTGGATTTTGCATTAGGAGGCACCATGCGAAGAGTAATTGAGCCTTGCAAATATGAAATTTACATCTTGGTCGGATGGGgtttccaaattagggtttacttgaccaaaaccctaatttcctctctttgtgcatccttgagcttCCGAGTTTGTATATGCGAGTATATGCGGGGAAGAGAGAGGTTTTGAACGCCTTCCTAGCTGGCCTTTATGTTGGTGAAGAGATGTGGGAAAAGATAAGCACTTACTTTTGAAGTTACGAAGTCCCTATCCCATGTAAATTCTGAATCCAGGCTTGTACtgtacctaaaccctaatttctattttgttcacGTCTGACTCTTTCAGACACTCTGGAGAGCCTTTATGAGGCTTGGAAGGTGTGCATCTATTTTGTAGAGTCGGCAACTTTTGTGATGAGAGCATGTGTAATTCCTTGTACCAGTCAAACACCTCTTATTTAGAGAAAATATTCATTTTTGAAACTTAAGGGTATTTTAATCAAAACCATTTATGAGCCTGATTCTGTTTGGCATGAGAGAGACCATGAGATTCCCTAGGCATGATCACGGCTTGAGAGAGAGAGAGGCACGTGTATGGTCCTGCTTTTGGAAATTATGAACTCGAACTTCCACTTCACCAAATTTAACGTTTAGCAACAGATTGGATCTGTTGATGACTGGGCTTGCAACAAATTTTGCCGTTGCTAAACACCTATCGCAGTTTTTGGAAACAGCTCTAGGTCTCTTGCTAATTTCGGTCAGCAGCGGAAGTCGCAACAGAAATCAACTGTTGCGGAACAAAAATTTAGAAACAGAAATAATCTGTTACTACTCTGTTACTACTCTGTTGCTAATTTTCGAGTTATTCCGGGATAGTTTTTATTAGAATAGGATATAGTTGTTCTGATTCGGATTTAACAACATATTTATGCCGTTGCTAAATTTTAGCAACACAAAAAAAGGGGTCAAAGTCTTCGTTGACCTAGTTAAAATCAATTCCCCCCAGTTTATGCTGTAAAATCCTGATTCATCCTATATCCAGTAATTCAATCTGATAGTTCTCATACTCTACATTCCCACGCATCTaaaaatttaaacaagaaaaaatgCAGCAACATATGTTGAAATTCTCAGTATTTACATGTTCCATGTTACAATTTTAAACATTAAAGCCATTCTACACAGAAAGGGAACCAAAAACAATAAAGCAGGGATGGGTGTGAGTTGTATTAAGAAATCAGGTGTAAAATGTACTAAAACAGAGCATAACTGAAAGAATTCAGAGATAGAAGAATTTATTTAAATATGCTCTTATATATGTTTTTGTTTATTACATTGTGTTGGTGCAACTAAATCTGTTACATACAATACTTGTATAAATCAAAAGAATTGTTTACAGTTTAGGATGAACTTTCTCTGTCGGAACAATATGAACTTGCAACAAGTGCTCAAATAGCAGATAATTACGCATACAATCTGCGACAATCTTCGCCACCTACATTTGGAAATAATTACATTCAGTTACAACAACACAAACTTGAAATTACATATACAAGCGAAACACGCCAACTATAAGTAAAAACCTCAGTTGACTCAAACTCGATAAATCCAAAATATTTACATATGAAAGTACATAGTGCATCCAGTTGAAAGTACGGAATAAAGAAAAGATTTTGAAACTAAACTCAGTAGTTAGAAGACTAAATAATGCCAAGTGAAGAACTTTCTATCTACTAGTATTATCAGAGTGCTTATCCACAGGTTGAACCAAACCAAATTATCATAGGGCTTCACCAGCAAAGTCCCTTGAACAATTTCTGCGCCTCCCATCTTTTCGGTGTCTTCTTTAACTAACAATGAAAAGATTTTAAGTAAAATCAGATACGCCCATTTCGGTTTTTAATGCAACTTTCACTTATTATAGAGCCAGAATAATGAAAGATGATCAAATATCAAACGATTTCACATAGATACAAGTTAAATAGAATTCAGGCTATCTGGATTTTGTCACTTTCCAATGCATTAAATTCCAACATAAATTGCTTAGAGTTAGAATTTACTAATCTCTTGAAAGCAGACTTCACAATAACCAAATTTAGAAACCTACATAAAGTTGAAGCTTGTTCTGCGGTGCCATTTTCCTTAGCAAGGTTCAATGTGAGAATGAACAAATATATAGATAGGACAGTGTTGATACAAAAAATCTAAGAGTACCAACAGTACGTAATATGATTACCTGAATCCATTTGCTTCTTATCTAATTCAATATCTGCTTGTGCACTTCTGTATAACTCTAAAGCAGTTCGACGTTCCATGATTGTTGGGTCCTTGTTCAGCAATCCTGATAACTGCAATCAAGAAGCTAATGGATATAACAATAAACAATGGATTTAGAAATGGAGTTTCGCAAACTTCCGCATACTGTTTTGACATAATACAAAATATTTGATCCTATTGAATTTCATAAGACAACAAAGTAACACACAAGATTGAGTACTGATAAGAACTTAATATCTCAATTGCAAACCAAAATATACGTAAATGGAAAGCTTCATGATAGCCAATAGACATTTGAGTTGAATGTGGAGATCTAAAGAGCCTACGAACAGAAATGAAAATCAGCGAGTCTCTGAATATACATTTTCCCAAAAGTCAATATTGAAGCTCCGTAACAGAACTTTTGGGTGTTTCTTGTGAATCACACACGACTTATAACCATGTAATACAGAAACATGGGTCAGATACATAACCATACTCGTTGAATAACAAAGTTTATATGGATATTAGACCAAATTCGAAGCATTATGCTCACATCACCAAGCTAGGTCAAAACGCCACCATCGGAAAGCTAACCATGTGAGTAGGAAAAAATTCATATACCTTGTTAAGGGGATTAAGCTTGGGTACCTGCCGTATATGACTATTTGCAAGGCTTCTGTCCCCTGTGATTCCTAGCATTGTCTTTCTGCAAACACCATCGTGGATAAGAATTTAATGCTTTTAACAGAGACTAGCCACTAAACTATATATAATTCCTTTGGTATATCTGATTGTATATATACCTGAAAGCCGAATAATTCCCTTGGCCAATCAAGAATGTTCAAGGTTCCTGCCTTTTATCTTTGCTAGTCAAACGAAAAAGGCCAAGTGAAGCCACAAATGATGTAACGAAGGTCACAATAGACCTGCACATATAACACAGTCTACAGATGGGTACGAATAAAAGAAGAATACAACCCATGTCTATAAAAAGCTTTTTTACCCCTACAGAAGGGAGTTAGCAAGGGATAAAATGATCAACATATTCAGTTTACATGTCAACACAGCATGCGTACGTGTCTTGGTCACAAGATACCAAAACTCATAATTTCTGCAGTACCAACTTCATTGTACTAcaagtcaccaccaccacctcctataCCTGCCACATCTACAAATCACCACTTCCTCCATCTCTAGAACCTACTTCTTACTACAAGTCGCCACCAATACCAAGCCAGAACTATTACAAGTCACCACCACCATTTCCAGTATCACCACCTTAATACaattcaccaccaccatctccagtaTCATCCCCATACTACCACAAGTCACCACCACCATCTGCTTGGAATTAGCTCAAATAGATCGAAACATCAAAGTTATTCATTACAATCTTAAACGAAACATTCAAAGTAATGAATGATAAAGCCTTACCATCACCAGCTACATTGTTGGTGGCATTCGCTACTTGTTGTACAAGGCTGGCACCAATGTTCTTAACTCTGTCCTTAAACTCAACGCTTTCAGCAACGATAAGTAGTTATACTTCCGCATAAATCTCAACATCAAAAATTCTATAATTTGCTGAGTTGTGAATGTCCAACAGATTGCACTCAGTATTAATGCAATcaccaaaattatcaatacagaTTGACTCGCTAATAATACTTTTGGTGTTTTATGAGTTTAttgaaatcttaaagaaaataacaaatgATGGTATAACTACAATCACAAGGAGCTAACTTAAGTGAAATAAATACTCACGCAAAGGGAGAAGGTTCACAAATTGAAATACCTATGGGATTTCCTGTatctgaaattaaaattgaaaaataagaACAATGGATAAGACTTCAAATTGTTCACAAATTTAAGCCACTGAACCTGAAAGTCTTCCATCAACTGATAcatcaaaaacaaataaattaaaACCTAACATCAAAATCAGATCTCTCCTctaaaaagaaaacccaaaacccAGTGACTGACCTAGAAATGAACCCAGCAATGAAACaaaatttataagaaaaaataaacacAACAACGAAACATCACCTGATTAAGAACGACTTTAAATTGGGAAATGGTTTGCTAATTAAATGTGTTTTTCAATTTGAATCCTCAtgtagataaatcaaggtgatctCTTACTCATATCTATAAATGAAACCCTAGATAACAAATAGAAATATTGGATCCACGGCTTCtactaaagagattcaacaagagATCGAAatctaagaagaagaaggaggtagTCCTAGTAGCGGTTGAATCAGTGATGGTAGTGGTGCTCAAGCATAAGGATTGTGGGTTGTGGTTGTGGAGTTGAAtcgtagaagaagaaaaagagagtaAAGAGGAAGATAAGTTGTatgtggcaaaaaaaaaataatatagcgTAGGGTTTTTATCATCACCCTCGAAATAGTTATTAGGGTGGAATCATCTATCTTAACAGTAGTAGAAGAGATTAATGGCAGCAGAGCTATTTCTTCAGATCTAGATAAAGGGGTGAAATGGAGAGGATAAATGAGAGGAATTTGTGGATACAAATGAAGCATCACGATCTGAAATTTTTCTCTAAAGTCAAGAAGTCAACTGGTCAAAGGGGTGAAATAACAACACGATCTGAAATCGTTCCAACATATGGGTGGAAATAGGGTTAAAAGTGTTCCATGCTAAGCATGTGACTCGCATGCTTGTACTCCTGGTTGTTGCTAGTCGCAACAGAACATGGACACTTGCGATTTTGAAATAGAAACAGCTGTTGCTAAAATTTGGCAACTGAAATTAGCAACAGAAAATTCGCAACTGCGAAACTGTAGCGAATCTGAGTTGCTAAACCCTGAATTTGGTATAGTGTTCCCTGTTTAAGCTAAATTCCCTTTGACTTCCTCTGAAATTTCGtctttctgatttttgtttcaattccGTTCTTCTTTGAACGATTAACGAACCTAATACGCATGTGCATAAATCCATTAAAATGAGTGTGTAAGCACTTGGTCAGTCGCTGGTTACTTCAGGGCAGCCTTCTTTGAAAAAATAACCAAAACTCTACCATAAGGGAATTTAGGTGAAAATCCCTTTGAGCTCGCTTTGGTTGAAAAGTGATGAGGCTAGGCTCCCTGttttaagaagaaaaaatcaacttTCATCCATCTTTCCAGAATTAGGGTtatttcgtcaaaaccctaattctcttttaATTTTTTCTCTTCCAAAAAAATTTCCAGAGAATTTGTGACGTACCAATACTCTATAGAAGCATCCTTGCTCGTGTGAGGGTCTTGGCTCTTTTCCTTTTGGAGAA
Coding sequences within:
- the LOC113275973 gene encoding uncharacterized protein LOC113275973 isoform X2 translates to MLGITGDRSLANSHIRQVPKLNPLNKLSGLLNKDPTIMERRTALELYRSAQADIELDKKQMDSVKEDTEKMGGAEIVQGTLLVAKIVADCMRNYLLFEHLLQVHIVPTEKVHPKL
- the LOC113275973 gene encoding uncharacterized protein LOC113275973 isoform X3, translated to MLGITGDRSLANSHIRQLSGLLNKDPTIMERRTALELYRSAQADIELDKKQMDSVKEDTEKMGGAEIVQGTLLVKPYDNLVAKIVADCMRNYLLFEHLLQVHIVPTEKVHPKL
- the LOC113275973 gene encoding uncharacterized protein LOC113275973 isoform X1, producing the protein MLGITGDRSLANSHIRQVPKLNPLNKLSGLLNKDPTIMERRTALELYRSAQADIELDKKQMDSVKEDTEKMGGAEIVQGTLLVKPYDNLVAKIVADCMRNYLLFEHLLQVHIVPTEKVHPKL